In Cryptococcus gattii WM276 chromosome B, complete sequence, the DNA window GCTTACTTGACCTTGCAAGGCGATCGTCACTTTCTTACTCTGGACCAATACTTGTCTCAGGGGATCCACCAACTCCGGGAGATGACGGACAAAGAGTGTTTCAAGATGTCAGCTTGTACGATTATTGCACTAGTACCAATGGTCCATCTGGTTTGGATATACCTCTTACGGCCTTTGAAAACATGTCTTCATTCATTCAGAGACGATGTGAGTGGATCACGAAGCTCAAAGGTCTATTATTGACGTGGCATCTTTTATTCTGAAAGATCGTCGGGAAGATGGGTCCATGATATTCAACCGAACAGAGGCTAACGAACTCACCCCCTATTTATTACAATCAGAGAATGATGGCAGTGAAGACTCTCGGGCCATTGTTGGCCTTGGCTTCGATGATCTTATCATTAACAGGGTCCTGCCTTCCAAGGATGAGTTCGAGGAAGATGCAAACGGATCTAGGCCCCCGGTGTTTATTGATGAGACGGAAGTCCCCACTACAACTGAGGCTGGATCTGGGGTAGACGTAAGCGCGTGGACGGGACATTCTTTGAACGAATGGTTAAACGAACGGGTGGCACCCACAAGTGCATTTGGCTGGCAGACCGATCTATCAAGTCTTGCCGAGGGAAAAGAATTGTTAAATGATGTCCGATCCCTGGGTAGCCAAATGTGCCGCAGACGTGAGTTGACCTGTACTTTATTTTACAAAGACCAAATGGGGCTTACTGTCCTTCTCGGATCAATAGATGGCATCGATTCGAATCCGGACCTGACGACATACTTTTCGACTCGGATGGGTACCTATATGACCGATAGGATGCTCTTCAGTGGTACTCGGGCAGTAACTCCTGATATTCTAGCCGATGCGGATCACATCCTTTCTAAGGCCAGATCTGCATTATCGGGAATGTCAGAGCATGAACGCAGATCTACACTCTTAGGGCGAAATGCCCCCATATCGACTCATGATGCAAACCAATCGACAGCGCCCGGGACTCAATCAACTGAATATGCGACATTTCAAAACCCGGAGCATTCTCTATACTCCAACGTAGAATTCAGCAACAACGATGCCTGGTGGGCACCCAGTGTCCCATCTTCAGTGTCTCAAAGCAGCTCATCTCTTGAGCCACCATTGACTTCATCAGCATCCAGTTACATTCTGTCCAGAAGACCATCAGTCAGTTTCGATCCCTATGTCCAAACTTTTCGCTATGAATGATTGCTTCCTGTCGTTTCCTGAGATGCAGTCGTTGCTGTTGTTTCTTCACACATAAATGTATAGGTACGCCCAGCGCCTCGCCCGAATTGGAATTGATCCACGTTTTATCAAGCGTTGAACGCGCTTCTCCCTGACACGACTTGATAAAGAGTGGACCTCCTGCTACCCTAATTTAGCTGAGCCTTTTGCTGTACCCATTACTCGATCGCAGAAAGACAGAGAGTGAGTGATGCTGCTATGGAAGGAGATTAGTTGGACCCTTTAGCACAGGAGAGCGGCGGCAAGATGTGGAAGAATTGCGCAGATTCGTCAGAAGCATATATAGGGGCAGGGCTGCTGCTGGGGCTGCGAAATTCGGTGTTTACAATCAGCCGCACTCGAACGCAGAAACCCTTCGTTCCCGTCGCGCTGCAGTTTTATCACATAATAAACCCGACCTACAACGTTCCGTGGGCACCGCACAAAAAGGGCACTGTATACCGCGCAGGCATGTTGCCATGGAGACTGCCTGCCAACCCAGCGCCAGCAACATAGCTTATATGTTATTGTTACACCTTTCTTCAGTCTGCGTCCGCGGTTTACGATTCACCGATTGCGGCCCAGCCCTTCCGGTGAAGCACGACAGCACGGAAAGCGAGCACAGGAGGCAGATCGCAGTGGGAACGGGGCTTGAACTGGCTGATGGCTGATATCGGCTTTGCTGGGTAGTGCGTGCATGTAGTGAATGTTCTATTATGAGTCCGACGAAATCAGGTGCTGGAGATGCATTGCGCATCATATTATGACATAGGGCATAATACATGACATACAGCCTACGTTACCGTTCCGCATACAAATTAGCCATGACAACCATTACAACTGAGCAGGCACAGCCACAGGAGTACGGGTCTCGCAAGTACGCCAACCGACGCGACGACGCGTTTTTACAAAATCGCGCCCTCTGGTTTCCTGCGGCGAGCCTCCACCTCCGCCCTCCACAGTTTTCGCTCGGCACTGCTAGACATTTTAATTTCCTCCGCCGGATGCCAGATGACAAAAACCACGGGATAGTAAAGCACATTTCCGGGACACATTCCAAACACTTATCATACAAAGCAGGAAGCATGGGTTGCCGTACCCTGGACTCCCTCCTGCGGTCGCCTGCGTACAATCACACTTCCCTGGCGCCTAGTTGCGAACATTTTGCTGTATGACGTGGGGCACCAAAAATGTCCCTTCGCCAGATATAGATGGGATGACCATATCGCGCATTGGCTGCTGGGAACAGTTCCCACGAgaatatatatatatattatatGTATATATAGCCGAATGTAGCTTCTCAACTATCCCTCAGCCCTAAATACCTCACAACTCTCCCTATACCAGTACAAGCAAGGCCGCCTGCATCACATACCTTTTATCATGTTCACCAAGGTCGCTATCGTCGCCGCCCTCGCTGGCACTGTCAATGCCGCTCTTTCCATCAACACTCCTGTAAGCCGTATGCCCTTATCCATTATGTTTGCTCAGCTGACAGCCTATTACTTAGGCTTCTATCATTGAGTGCCAGCCGGCCGCTCTCTCTTGGACTGGcggctcttcctctccttaTTATCTTGCCGCCCTTCCTGGTGGTGAAGTCGCTGCAAGTGCTGTGGGTCTAAAAGTCTCAAGTTGGTGCATATGTATAGCTGATAGCATCACCATACCCAATAGCTAGAAAACATTGGCACTGTCGACTCCACGTCGTACACTTGGACCGTCAACATTGCTTCGGGCACAAATATGTAAGCATGAGCTCCAGTACTGAGAGGTCTCCTATCGTACACTTGTTGCATTTTCAGCCTCCCCTTGTCATCATGTTGTGCTGAGTTGAGAGTTTGCTGACATCTTTCGCTTGCTCACAGCACCATCAAGGTCACTGACGGCCAGGGTAACGTCGCTTACTCTTCCCCTCTCGTCATCCAGCAGGGCTCCAGCACTTCCTGTTTGACTTCCagctcttcctcctcccccaCTGCGTATGCCCCTTTTTTATTTTGGTGACCAGAAAGACTTTGCTGACAACATTGCTGGAATAGCGCCGGTGGCTCTTCTTCCGGTGACGCTGCTGTTGCCACCAGCTCCTCAGGCtcttctgcttctgctGCCTCATCGCACTCATCTGCCACTTCTGCCGCCGCTActtcaacttcttcttcctccgGAGCCCTCCTCACCAGGGGCACTGCCGGttttgctgctgctgtcaTTGGTATTGTAGCGGCCGCGTTCTCTGCTATTGCCTAGAAAGTTTAAATCGGACAATAAGAACTTTTTACAAGTTGGAATGGAGAGTGACCATTGAACATTCGTAGCTAGTTCGTTGGGCGTCTGACATACGATCTTTAAAGATTTACGAGTAGGACCTTCCTAATGATAGTGTGATGCAGCATTGATTGATATTTCGCATTGATTCTATCACGTAATGTGGAGGTGATCGAAGCTACTACGTCCATCATGTTTTCAGCATATGGTTTTTACGGCGATCAGCTGGCCGTCGGTAAGTAAACTGATTTGGTATTGAAGAACTGGTCAGTACGATAACGTCAGGCAATTGAAGTCGAATGATGAATGAATACATGATCCTCGATAACACTCTGGATATTTTGCTCCCGCAAACCAGAGAAAAGTTAGACACGTCTGGCGGAAGAACCATGATAGGAGAGTTTGTCTCTTTGATTAAGTTGAGGACGAGGCACGCTGGCGAAAACTCTATTTTCCTTTTAATTTTGATGTCTTCATTCGTTCTTGGTCTCTGACTCATTAATAATCTGTGGTTGTTGAACACCATTTCGGTCTTTCATTTATGGATACGATTCAGGATAAAAGTAAGGATTAGGCATCTATACCGTATCAAGAAGCATCCCGCGCGCGATCGCAGCAGTCAGCCACTCTACTCTAGACTTCGCTGCGGCCGCTAAAACGAACTCGTATCCTGTTGTATTAATGGCCTCGTAGAGGAAGCAACAAGAAAAATGGTGTACATAGCACCACAAAGCTTATCTTGGGCATCGTTTCTTGTTGTACTTCGTACTTGGGAAATCACGCACAAAGACATGGAAGACACGCAATATAAAGGACAATAAAATGCTGATAACGGCGAACTGTCAAGTGACCCGCATATGTATGCACTTTGTACTTCATAGTATTTAATTCGCACGATAATCACAATTATAGTCGTATAAGTGTAAGTTAGCACCGACAAATCCGGTCACTGCACAAGAATCACAACAATAAATGCACTCCACATTATTAATCCTTCAAGCCTTCCCATGCACTCGAACCTTTACGATTCAATCAGCCAGGTAATTCCGAGCAACGCATAAACACTTACCCTATACAAACACGTCAAGTCTCCGCCCCAATTGCTTTCTATTTTGAACACCACAACCCCAATCCGGATACCCAACTCAACAATGTCAGGAGAGACAGGGAACGTCTGGATATGAGAATAGCTGGAGGGGTCGTATGTGAAGGTGCCAAGAGGAAGGTAGTTGGTATCCTCCTGGTGATTCAGATCCATCCTGATTACAGTTGTCAGAGAATTACGGTATGTACAGTAATCTACGTACTGATGAGTTGCACGATATTCTGCAAGCTTTTCCAATCCCTCGGCATAGTCCACCAAGCCCAGCTATATCCATGTCAGATTACCTGCTTCACATAAAGATTATTAATATACGTACGACCTTGACAGCCTTGGGCGCCGTGGCAATATCCAATGCCAACTCTTGCGGTGCGTGCTCGATCGTGATATCAGAAACGATGACTCTGTCCACCAGCATGACTCCCAGGCTTCCTTCAGATCCCTTGATTGGCCAACAGCTACCAACTGAAGTATCGGGGTGCAATGCTGTCGCGGGCGGCCTCCCTTGGACGTCTTTGCTCGCCCAAAGGAGTTTGCCAAACGTGGATGCCTTTTGCAGGGTGAAAGTATCGGATGTAAGGTGTGGAATTACTCGGGCGCCAGCAGTAAATAGAGCATAGTCTGCACGGGCAATGGTATCCTTGGAGTACTTGAGAAGGGCAGTATCGATGAGAGAATTGAGAAGGGAGGTGAGATCTTCGCCTTTGGAAGATTTAATGATGACTGTGCTTGATGCGGCAGGCCGTTTGGATGTCGGTTTTTCAGGCGTTTCACGAGCAAGCTCTTGTAGCTTTTCGTTGAGTGTGCTAATAAACTCTTCTCGAGTAATCCAAACACCCCCTTGCAAATGCCTGTCAAACGACTTGTCCATCCATTCCACAACCTTTTGCTCATCCACCGGCGATTCTTTGATTCTAGTTCCGGAAACCCCCGCCTCGCCGATCAGTCGCCTAACAATCCGCTCTACCTCACCCTTCCCCACCATGACCTTTTTCATTTCAGTCCAGAAAGCTGGCTCCACCACAAATTTACCTTGAGAATCAGTTCGGATCGGCATCCATTGAGGCAAGATTCTCTCGAGAGCGGCAACTAGCCTACCATCTTCAAGTGCAGCATGAACATCTCGTTCCACTTGCTCCATTCTCGACTTGAGCTGTGTAATTTCACGCTCGACGGCTTGAAGTGATTTGGTCGACCTGTCTGAAGATAGAGAGTTTTCATGCCTGCCGACTTGATTAGATAGAACGTGGATTTCGCCTCGAAGTTTGTCGATTTCGGATTGCATTGTcactttttcctttttcaaCTCGCCCCGAACACCTTCTATTCGTTTTCTTTCTGCAGAAACCGCGTCTTCTATTTCATCGATTTTACTCTTCATGATAACAGCTGACTGATGCAGCTCGTTATCTCCTTCGCTTATTGCTCGCAAAAGGTCGGAGAGGGTGGCCGTAGCGTGTTCCAGAGAAGTAAGTCGAATGGACATTTCATCTATTGTAGACGGAGGAGCATCGGGTGCTGTATAGATGCCTTTTGTGCGAAAGGCATTGTCGAGGAACCGGAGGGCGAGCGATATACCCAAGAGTATTCCAAGCCATTTCCACCAGTCTGTCTTGGCTCGTCGAACAAAGCCTTTGCCAGATCCAAATGCTTTCTCAATTGGACGGATAATAATGCGATAAAGAACGGTAGTACCTAGCTCGACGACAAACTGAAGGCCCATAACCACACCATGCAGAACGTTGGTAATGATGGTACGGATATCTGAAGGTCGCCTGCGCTGCTGGTACGCCCCCAGCGGTACGGGGGATTTGCGATCCATCATTGGACTTCGCCCTCTCAAGAGCTGCAGTGGGGTAGGTGACCCTCTGTGGCCATCGACCTCGACTGTCGGAGTCCATGCTCTGCCTGTACGCAGAGacccctcctcctcgctCTCGTTTCCATCCATTCCACCCTTTCTacttttcctccttctcctaGGCTGAATACCCAATCCCATGCCGAGATAACCCTCTCCTCGCTCCAATCTTTTCCCTCTAGTTCCTGCTCTGCCATACAGAGCGCCACTTTTGACAATaccctctcctccaccaCCCGAATCACTCGAAGCTAGCGAGACGCTGTCCTCTTCCGCGGGGCGGTAAGGCATATCCTCATCCATTGCCTTGATACGACGATTCTTCACATGTGTCGATGTCTCTGCTCTGCTTTTGGCGATTTTTTGTTGTTGAACTAGTCGAACGtactcttcctcttgtCGATAGTCGTAGCTCTCTCCCTCGCCAGAGGTATTGGATTCACCTGTATTCTCGATACCGACACTCGAGAAACTGGTATAATCAtcaccatcctcctccGTTGGACGCAAGAAAAACCGGACGGGGGAGAGAGCTCGGGCGGACTGGGCAAGTTGTTCGGCAGGAGAAATGGCACGCGGGACCTGAAGTGCGCGAGAATAGCTAGCGTTGGATGATATAGAAGTGTTGGGATGCGGGGGCGGTGGGAGATGTCCTGTCTGAGCTGCGTGAAAAGCGGCGGCAATGCTACTCTTGGAGTTAGCCAGGTTGTTTTGAAACTAAGTCAAAGGTCGATGACATACTTGACGCTGGTATCTTTGAGCCCTATGGCAGTGCCTGGTTTTTTGGACCGAGATTCAGGTACTTTAAAGGATCTACTAGGATTGCCAATGAGTACTGTTGACACTACACG includes these proteins:
- a CDS encoding Hypothetical Protein (Similar to TIGR gene model, INSD accession AAW41559.1) yields the protein MFTKVAIVAALAGTVNAALSINTPASIIECQPAALSWTGGSSSPYYLAALPGGEVAASALENIGTVDSTSYTWTVNIASGTNITIKVTDGQGNVAYSSPLVIQQGSSTSCLTSSSSSSPTAAGGSSSGDAAVATSSSGSSASAASSHSSATSAAATSTSSSSGALLTRGTAGFAAAVIGIVAAAFSAIA
- a CDS encoding uncharacterized protein (Similar to TIGR gene model, INSD accession AAW41558.1); the protein is MPPRRAAPQASPARSTRSAQSLTRDHAREEDDWEAAESMTGRSFKVPESRSKKPGTAIGLKDTSVNIAAAFHAAQTGHLPPPPHPNTSISSNASYSRALQVPRAISPAEQLAQSARALSPVRFFLRPTEEDGDDYTSFSSVGIENTGESNTSGEGESYDYRQEEEYVRLVQQQKIAKSRAETSTHVKNRRIKAMDEDMPYRPAEEDSVSLASSDSGGGGEGIVKSGALYGRAGTRGKRLERGEGYLGMGLGIQPRRRRKSRKGGMDGNESEEEGSLRTGRAWTPTVEVDGHRGSPTPLQLLRGRSPMMDRKSPVPLGAYQQRRRPSDIRTIITNVLHGVVMGLQFVVELGTTVLYRIIIRPIEKAFGSGKGFVRRAKTDWWKWLGILLGISLALRFLDNAFRTKGIYTAPDAPPSTIDEMSIRLTSLEHATATLSDLLRAISEGDNELHQSAVIMKSKIDEIEDAVSAERKRIEGVRGELKKEKVTMQSEIDKLRGEIHVLSNQVGRHENSLSSDRSTKSLQAVEREITQLKSRMEQVERDVHAALEDGRLVAALERILPQWMPIRTDSQGKFVVEPAFWTEMKKVMVGKGEVERIVRRLIGEAGVSGTRIKESPVDEQKVVEWMDKSFDRHLQGGVWITREEFISTLNEKLQELARETPEKPTSKRPAASSTVIIKSSKGEDLTSLLNSLIDTALLKYSKDTIARADYALFTAGARVIPHLTSDTFTLQKASTFGKLLWASKDVQGRPPATALHPDTSVGSCWPIKGSEGSLGVMLVDRVIVSDITIEHAPQELALDIATAPKAVKVLGLVDYAEGLEKLAEYRATHQMDLNHQEDTNYLPLGTFTYDPSSYSHIQTFPVSPDIVELGIRIGVVVFKIESNWGGDLTCLYRVRVHGKA
- a CDS encoding Hypothetical protein (Similar to TIGR gene model, INSD accession AAW41709.1; CNB02780), which gives rise to MSTPDLAPGSYIPHHWMTVPASSTTTSVPTIASLVADKFKHARDSTWDSLGGARNWVGNRMSNLGDYIKVPSPPPSKPVYGSGVSFPSYIGSGDSTPTNSSLSTQETIGTATPSFITIPSAAPTSGVVSSSSTTRKMPNATENANGTSNCNVMRTPEGSTSFDIDIRQLNLDEGVSVISTGDDGPIHSVIITRDIDKVINIDVGRLTADTKSNSSTARALTVPRGILRKRSSLSYSGPILVSGDPPTPGDDGQRVFQDVSLYDYCTSTNGPSGLDIPLTAFENMSSFIQRRYRREDGSMIFNRTEANELTPYLLQSENDGSEDSRAIVGLGFDDLIINRVLPSKDEFEEDANGSRPPVFIDETEVPTTTEAGSGVDVSAWTGHSLNEWLNERVAPTSAFGWQTDLSSLAEGKELLNDVRSLGSQMCRRHGIDSNPDLTTYFSTRMGTYMTDRMLFSGTRAVTPDILADADHILSKARSALSGMSEHERRSTLLGRNAPISTHDANQSTAPGTQSTEYATFQNPEHSLYSNVEFSNNDAWWAPSVPSSVSQSSSSLEPPLTSSASSYILSRRPSVSFDPYVQTFRYE